The following is a genomic window from Nitrospira sp..
CCCTCTGCCCTTCCCTTGACGGAGGGCGGCGTCAGGCTGCCGAGCGCGACTTTGCCGGAGGAGCGGGGACCCACCGAGGCTCGGCCGAGGAGGAAAGCGAGAACTGACCGAGTCCGCGAGGGAATTCCCGAAGGCTTCCGCTCGGCCGAGCCCAGAAGGGTCGCTCCGAGAGGCAAGAAGCGATCGGCAGCCTACGCCGCTTTCCCCGTCAACCTCACAATCTTTTGCGCCGCCTCCCACAAATCGTTCGCCACATCCAGCTTGAGGCCAGACTCCGCCAGCAACTTCCGGCCTTCTTCGGCATTCGTCCCTTGCAAGCGGACGACCAGCGGCACCGCGATCTTCACTTCCTTCGCCGCTTCGATCACGCCATGCGCGATACGCTCGCATCGAACAATCCCACCGAAGATGTTGATGAAGATGCCCTTCACGTTCGGATCTTTGAGCAGAATGCGGAACCCGGCCGCCACGGTTTCTTTCGTCGCGCCGCCGCCGACGTCCAGGAAGTTCGCCGGCTCGCTGCCCGCCAGCTTGATGACGTCCATCGTGGCCATCGCCAAGCCCGCGCCGTTCACCATACAGCCAATGTTGCCGTCCAGCTTGACGTAATTTAGGTTATTGGCCGTGGCTTCGATTTCCAGCGGCTCTTCCTCGTTCAGATCCCGCATCTTCTGCACGTCTTCATGCTTGAACAGGCCGTTGTCGTCGAATGAGACCTTGCCGTCCAGGGCAACCAACGTCTTTTCTTTTGTGATGATCAAGGGATTGATCTCTACGAGGGCGGCATTTTTCTCCATGAACAACCGATAGAGATTGCCGAGCATCTGCACGAAGGGATTGATGACGGCCGGCTCCATGTTCTGCAACCCCAAGGCGAAGGCCACATTGCGCCCATTGTGGCTTTGAAATCCGACGGCGGGATCGATCGCTTCCTTGATGATCTTCTCCGGGGTCTTCTCCGCCACCTCTTCGATTTCCATGCCACCTTCGGTGCTGGCGATAAACGTCGGCCAACCGGTGTCGCGATCTACCAAGATGGAAAGGTACAACTCTTTGGCGATGTTCGCACCTTCTTCCATCAGCAGGCGATGCACCTTACGGCCTTTCGGCCCGGTCTGATGCGTCACCAGCGTCTTGCCGATCAATTCTTTGGCGATACCGGCGACGGCCTCCTTGTCCTTGGTGATCTTGACCCCGCCGGCTTTCCCTCGACCGCCGGCGTGGATCTGAGCCTTGACGACGAAGACCGGCGTATTCAACTGAGACGCCCACTCCATCGCCGCCTCGGGAGAAGCGATTTCTTTCCCTCGCGGCACCGGCACTCCGAACTGCGCGAACAACGACTTGGCCTGAAACTCATGAACGTTCATGCTTGATCCCTTCACTCCTTGGAGTGCGGCGGGGACGTTTCTCACTGCCCGCGTCCACCGAGCACCGCCCGATTCACAGCTTATCTCAACAAATCTTGTGTTCGCGGGGCGCAAGCACAAGAAACGTCCCCGCCGTCAGTCCGTTCAACTTACCTTGCGCGTGTAGGCCGGCAGTACCATCGGAGAAATGACTCCACTCGGATTCCCATGTTGTTTGGCTTCGGCACGGAACCGGCGGAGGTGCTGCAATGTGAGTTTCCCTTGTGCCATCGATTGCGCACGGGACGCCGCAGTCAGACCGGCGCGCTTGCCGAACACCATCAGGTCGAGCAGCGAGTTTCCCATCAATCGATTGCGTCCATGCAATCCGCCGGACGCCTCACCGGAGACGAACAGATTCTTCACATTGGTTTCCGAATTGGTATCGATCTTCACTCCGCCGTTCTGATAGTGCAGCGTCGGATAGATCAGGACGGGGTCTTTGCTGATGTCGATGCCGAACCGCTCGAACTGGAGCATCATGGCAGGAAAATGTTTCTCGACCGTTCCTGGCCCATGCTCGGCATCCAAGAGCGGCGTATCGAGCCACACTCCGACACGCCCCGACATGGTCCTGATACCGCGGCTCTCTTCACATTCACGAATGATCGACGAGGAAACGACATCGCGCGTATCCAACTCGTTGACGAATCGTTCGCCTTTGGCGTTGACCAGATGGCCGCCTTCCGATCGAATTCCTTCCGTCACCAAGGCTCCGATCAACTGCTCGGGATAGACGGCACCCGAAGGGTGGTATTGAAACGTATCGATGTGGGCCAGCTTCGCCCCCATGCGGTATGAGAGACAGAGGCCGTCGCCGGTGGCCCCATAGTGATTACTGGTCGGAAACCCTTGAATGTGCAGTCGACCGATGCCGCCCGTCGCCAGGATCACCGACTTGGCCGCCACGATCACCAGGCGTTGGTTGTCCAAATCCTTGAAGATCGCGCCTGTGCAATGCCCCTCGTCGTTACTGAGCAATTCGACCGCGGCGCAAAATTCGAGCAGCTGGATCTTTTGATTCAACACTTCATCCTTGAGCACCCGCATGATCTCAAGGCCCGTATAGTCCGAACAGGTCAGGAGACGAGGCTTGGAACTGCCGCCGCCCTTCTTCACATGCAGATTGCCGTCGGACTGTCGATCGAACAACACACCCAGTTCGATCAGCCACCTGGCGATCGCAGGGCCCTCTTCGACCATGACCTTCAAGAGGGCATGGTCGTTCTGCATATGGCCGCCCTTCAACGTATCGAGGAAATGCGTCACAGGGGAATCTTCCGGAGCGACGGAGATCTGCATCCCGCCCTGAGCCATCACGCTATTGGAATCACCGAGCCGGAGTTTCGTGGCAAGGATGACTTTCGCCCCGGTCCCATGGGCATGCAACGCGGCCGCGCAGCCGGCTCCTCCGCCGCCGATGACCAGCACGTCGGTCTGGTAGTGGGGAGTCATATCGAGATTTTCCGGGATCGGGCTGTCGCCTTCGAGCAAGGTCGCCAGTTCGATGACGGTCTGCTCGTCGGCATTGGGTCCGAAACGGATCGGGCGATAGGCTTTCTTCCGAAAATCGGGATGGTATTTCTCGATCAGAGCATCACGATCTGCCGGAGAAAACTTCGGGATCGTCTGCTTGCGGCGGGCATCCCGCGTCTTGTGCACGATTTGCTGAAGTGCGTGTATGTCCATCGTTTGAATCCGTCAATAATCAACGGTCATTAGTCGTTACAAGAGTAGCAGACACCCCCCCATCATCGATCGATGACCGTGACCAAGAACTTCTCACTTCACAGTGGCACAGTGATCGGCCAGCTCTTTCTCGTTCATCGCGAGCACTTTGTTCCATTCGTCGTCAAAACGGCCGTCTTGAATTTCCTTGATGCGCGTCTCGAGCCCCTGCGGTTTTTCTGTGAAATGCGCGCCCTGGGCGCGGCTCACGTAGAGCGCCACGAGATTCGGAGCAATGTCGGCGATACAGACTGGCGTACACATGCCGCACATGACGCAGTCCATGAACATTTCCGAGACGCTTTTAAAATCGCCGAAGACGGCTTTCCAGACGCCTTCTCGCACATCGATCTTCTGCGGGCAGGCTTCGGTGCAGGCGTTGCAATTTCTGCAGAGCGGCGCTTCTGGATATAGGTTGAACAGGTCCTGTTTCGGATCTTTCAGAGACTGAATCTCATAGGTCGCCTTGCGCGCCGGAAAGGGCGGCATGATCGTGAACGACATGCCGTCCTGCACAGCCATCTGGCAGGCCAAGCAGGTCCTGACCTTGGGATCGTCCTTCGTCCGATAGTAGGTCGCGCAAGCTCCACAGAACCCGCCGAGACAGCCAGCACCGCGTACGACCTCTTGTCCCGTGTACCACAGGGCTTTGATGACGGTGATGCCTTCCGGCACCTCGTACTTTTTACCGGAGATTTCGATCGAGACCATCCGAGGCTTGAGCACCTCAGGCTGATCGATGACATTGGTGTCTTCTTGTGTCATGTTCCTCAAAGTCCGCAATCAGCCTTCAGCTGTCAGCGCTCAGCCAATTACAAGCTGACCGCTGACAGCCAATGCTTATCCAACCCTACGCGATCGCGTCGATAATCGCATTCAACGTCGCGCTGGGACGCATGGCCTTGGAGGCCTTCGCATCGTCCGGATGATAATACCCGCCCACATCCTGCGGCTTGCCTTGCGCCGCGAGCAACTCATCGTCGATCTTCTTCTCGTTGTCGCTCAAATCCTTGGCAATTTTGGTGAACCGTTCGGCGATCTTCTTGTCCGCAACCTGGGCAGCCAAGGCCTGCGCCCAGTACAGAGCCAAATAGAAATGGCTGCCGCGATTATCGATCTCGCCTACCTTGCGGGCCGGAGACTTGTTGCTTTCCAGGAACTTGGCATTCGCTTGATCCAGCGTATCAGCCAGGATCTTGGCCACCGAATTGTTCCCCGCCTTGGCCAAATGCTCCAGTGAGGCGGCGAGCGCAAGGAACTCGCCCAGTGAATCCCACCTGAGATACCCTTCTTCCTGGAACTGCTGCACATGTTTGGGTGCAGACCCGCCCGCACCGGTCTCGAAGAGACCGCCACCGTTCAGCAACGGCACGATCGAGAGCATCTTGGCGCTGGTGCCGATTTCGAGAATCGGGAAAAGGTCGGTCAGGTAATCACGCAACACGTTTCCTGTAACGGAGATCGTGTCCTTGCCTTCCTTCATCCGTTCCAGCGAGAACCGCGTCGCCTCGGCCGGAGACATG
Proteins encoded in this region:
- a CDS encoding 4Fe-4S ferredoxin, iron-sulfur binding domain protein — protein: MTQEDTNVIDQPEVLKPRMVSIEISGKKYEVPEGITVIKALWYTGQEVVRGAGCLGGFCGACATYYRTKDDPKVRTCLACQMAVQDGMSFTIMPPFPARKATYEIQSLKDPKQDLFNLYPEAPLCRNCNACTEACPQKIDVREGVWKAVFGDFKSVSEMFMDCVMCGMCTPVCIADIAPNLVALYVSRAQGAHFTEKPQGLETRIKEIQDGRFDDEWNKVLAMNEKELADHCATVK
- a CDS encoding Succinate dehydrogenase flavoprotein subunit yields the protein MDIHALQQIVHKTRDARRKQTIPKFSPADRDALIEKYHPDFRKKAYRPIRFGPNADEQTVIELATLLEGDSPIPENLDMTPHYQTDVLVIGGGGAGCAAALHAHGTGAKVILATKLRLGDSNSVMAQGGMQISVAPEDSPVTHFLDTLKGGHMQNDHALLKVMVEEGPAIARWLIELGVLFDRQSDGNLHVKKGGGSSKPRLLTCSDYTGLEIMRVLKDEVLNQKIQLLEFCAAVELLSNDEGHCTGAIFKDLDNQRLVIVAAKSVILATGGIGRLHIQGFPTSNHYGATGDGLCLSYRMGAKLAHIDTFQYHPSGAVYPEQLIGALVTEGIRSEGGHLVNAKGERFVNELDTRDVVSSSIIRECEESRGIRTMSGRVGVWLDTPLLDAEHGPGTVEKHFPAMMLQFERFGIDISKDPVLIYPTLHYQNGGVKIDTNSETNVKNLFVSGEASGGLHGRNRLMGNSLLDLMVFGKRAGLTAASRAQSMAQGKLTLQHLRRFRAEAKQHGNPSGVISPMVLPAYTRKVS
- a CDS encoding Succinyl-CoA ligase [ADP-forming] beta chain — protein: MNVHEFQAKSLFAQFGVPVPRGKEIASPEAAMEWASQLNTPVFVVKAQIHAGGRGKAGGVKITKDKEAVAGIAKELIGKTLVTHQTGPKGRKVHRLLMEEGANIAKELYLSILVDRDTGWPTFIASTEGGMEIEEVAEKTPEKIIKEAIDPAVGFQSHNGRNVAFALGLQNMEPAVINPFVQMLGNLYRLFMEKNAALVEINPLIITKEKTLVALDGKVSFDDNGLFKHEDVQKMRDLNEEEPLEIEATANNLNYVKLDGNIGCMVNGAGLAMATMDVIKLAGSEPANFLDVGGGATKETVAAGFRILLKDPNVKGIFINIFGGIVRCERIAHGVIEAAKEVKIAVPLVVRLQGTNAEEGRKLLAESGLKLDVANDLWEAAQKIVRLTGKAA